A stretch of DNA from Salvelinus sp. IW2-2015 linkage group LG20, ASM291031v2, whole genome shotgun sequence:
GTGAGGTCCATAGCACCGTGGATGGCAGGCAGATTCCTGGTCAGGGGCCTGGTTTTCTTCATCAGCTCTACCCACCTCTGGGTCTCCTCGCTAGACTGGCTCTCCAGGAGCCCAGGTCCCGATCTAGGTCCAGCGGGGTCCAACAGGCCTGGCTCTGGCCGACGCCTCTTCAGCACATACTTCTTCTTGTGGTCTTCAAGGGTGCGTCGAGAGTTGCGCAGGCGCGTCTCAATGTAACCCGTACGGGACAACGGGTCGTACAAGTGTtcctgcacagagagagagagaacacgaaAAGACAATTGTCTGTTCAGTAAGTGAGAATTATGTAAATCCTACACTAATCAATTTACTAACTCACGATGCCATTGATGCCAGCAGAGGGTGCACAGAGCCTGAGTCCTGGGAAGAGCTCCACTATGTGCTCTGCCAGCATGGTCTTCTGAGCAGAGGTAGGGTAGCTGCAGAGAAGGACAGGAGATTAAACGTCAGAAACACTCACAAAACATTGAGTCTAAATGGAAGAGAAAAATCTCTGCTCTCTCAGTCCCTTCCCTTTCTCAtcccaaacacacatacaatcaGCTCCTCACAATCCAAACTCCTCCACGATGAAGGACACAGAGAACTTGATGAGCTTCCTGCGGGACAGCTCACACAGACAGCCCTCCCTCTCGTACTCCCGCACCACCTCAGGACACAGCTGCTCCAGCCACAGGCGCAGGCGACCTACAAAGTCCTGTGGACCAGCCTCCACCTGCTCCTGCCCAAACTCACCGGGCTCCACACCACTCTGAGAATGACAGGTTTAGATAAGTTAATTAAGGACCGAGGTTCACATTATGTCAATTAACATTTGGTGCCTaatatgttttatgagattgCGAGGTCGGCGATCGAGGACTGAGTAGATGTGCTTTACTCACATTGGTAGAATGAGGCAGAGGCAGAGCAAGGGCTTCCTCAGCCATGCAGCATCTCTCCATCTCAGGCCGCTCTGTTTTGATGTTGGCTGGGCTGAAGCAGGGGTGCAATGCATCCTGGGGCTTGGCAGCCATCTCTCCCTCCAGGGGCACAGCCACAGTCCTCAGGTCTCCTTCATGCAGCCTGTGGTCATCTGCAACTGAACATTAGCAGAGAGGAGACAATGAGGAAGAGCATGAGGTAGCCTAGCAAGCCGCCTGATCTCGCGAACTTACATGAATGGTTCGCTGTACGGATATGCCATTCATGTAAGCTCGCGATATCAGGCAGCTTGCGAGGCTACATGAAAATACTGCAAGTCACGATATCGAGAGAGCCTCTCTCACTAAGGCTTTCTTTTCTCTGTAAAACTACATCACAACCATCTTTCACTACATTGAGTCAGGACTTACAGTGAGTGGTACCTCCCCCGTCAATAAGGGCCATGTCTTCATTGTGCTCCGTCTTGTACACTCTGTTCATCAGCTCCCACTCCTCTGGGATCCCCATGCCCTGACCCTCCTCAAAGTCCACCATCACCGGCCCAGCCGACACAAGGTCAAATGGGTCAGGCAGTCCAGCACagtcctccaccacctcctgggGATGGGGCTCCACGGTGGTCCTTTGTGATGCTTGGGAGGTCGAGCAAGTGGTCTGACCCATTGGATTCTTAATGTTGCCACGCCCACCACCCCCCCTCTGTCCTGTGTTACAGAATGCCTCTGAAGACCCAGCCTGCACCCTCCAGTCACCCCCGCTGGGGGCTTCTAACCTCTGCTTCAGTCCCAGGGTGTCCTGGTCCCTCTGGGTCACTGAGGAGAGTCCCTGCTGCTGGTCCCCTTGGAGCCCGGTTAACAGACGCACAGTCTCACACAGCACAGACTCCACTGCTGTACGCACTGCCTCCTCAATGGCCCCACCCAGTCTGTCCCTCAGGAAGCTGATGGACAACTGGACATCCATCTTGGCACAGCTCTACCTGGCTGCCTCTGTGACTTTAGACACCAACTTCAGCTTCGGGCTCTATGGGATGGTATGTAGCTAGTCTATTCAAAAACCACCAAACCTGGGTATTGTCAAAGATTCTCTAGTATAAGTTATTGCTTAAGTTCTTCCTCTCTGATAATTGATATGACCACCTCTCTAAGCCTCTCTCACTTGGAGCGTCAACCAGAGATACACACTGAGTAATATGAATTTTACTAAGAACAATCATATTAGCTCTTCACCCTAAAACTACAGATATCCTGGCAACCCAAAAACCAAtgtcaacatagctagctaagctGGATCACTAACTAGTAACATTACTACCATAttatgcggaagacacatttcggttgaatagAATGAGttttgcaactgactaggtatcccattATGATTGCTAGCAACAAAACAAGCTCCCTAGCTAGCTAATCATTTCCATTTCCTATCTCTGTAAATTAACAGATTCATTCAACTAGTTAACATCACCAACATTTCACAGCAAATTATCGAAACAATACTTGAAGTCTACGCGGGATTGGGACTTTAAACCAAAGCTACAGTGCGTAAAAcattaatatataaatatttgaagcgttctagctagctagctagctatcggtTCTAGCTAGCTATCGTCCCCTAAATAAAACGTCATCAGCAAGAGGCTTCATAGAAGAGACCGGTGTGAAGCCAGTCAGTGTACAGAGATTTGACTATAATTATTCAGCAGTAATGTTGCCAATGATCGAGCCAAATGAATTGTTCATATTGAAATAGTTGATGTCATACATTTCACAGAACATTGGCCTGGACACTGCAGAGAGGAAATGTCATGAATATAATTGTTTCCCCAGACTCAATCCCTTTGCTTTTAATGGATGAATATAAAAAGCCCCCTGACAGGGTTGAAAGAGTTGACaaaatacactaaacaaaaatataaacgcaacatgtaaagtgttgagcCCCAAAATAATTTCTATATGCACAAcattattatttctctcaaatgttgtgctcaaatttgtttacatctctgttagtgagtattttcctttgccaagataatccatccactttacaggtgtggcatatcaagaagctggtgcaccttgtgctggggacaataaaaggctgttttgtcacacaacacaatgccacagatgtttcaagttgagggaatgtgcaattggcatgctgactgcaggaacgtccaccagatctgttgccagaggattgaacgttaatttctctaccataagctgcctccagcgtcgttttagagaacttggcagtacggtcaaccagcctcacaaccacaggccATGTGCATGTCGTTGTGTGGAAAAGCGGTTTACTGatttcaacattgtgaacagagtgccccatggtggcagtggggttatggtatgggcaggcataacctatggataatgaacacaattgcattttatcaatgtcaatttgaatgcacagagatacacagagatgcacagagataccgtgacgagatccattgttgtgccattcatccgccgcaatcacctcatgtttcagcataataccCGGCCCCAAGTCGCAAGGGCCTGTACATAATTTCTGGAAGCCTGCAtaccaaacatgtcacccattaagcattacaattcacaacctcacaacctctctttcgccatcgccatccggcttggattctctgtcgacacgaccacgtctggtctgcagacgaataccccatccgctgtgccctcaaccagcctccgtctgagcagaccccctccgtctgagcagaccaccccccgggctactaactttaaacgccgcgtgctagcttagtggaggcctccctgctccatctacggctgccccctggacactatgatcacttggctacatagctgatgcctgMttgactgtccattaattcacggtactccattctgtttatttgtgttttatctgtcggctctgtgctttaactcaggatctgtgtgtagttaatccgaccctctctgcctacgTCAGTACGGCGaattttttacctgttgttgctgtgttagtggactagctgctgttatattacctgttgttttagctagcttcccaatcaagacctgcaatcactttatgcgcttattgtatgtctctctcaatatcaatatgcctttgcatactgttgttcaggctagttatcattatcattgtttgggtttgcaatggacccccgtagttccactctccgtacctctgatacctcctttgtcccacccccacacatgcggtgacgcacccattgagaccagcatgtcccagagatacaactctcttatcatcacccagtgcctgggcttgctccgctgtacccgtgccccaccatacccctgtctgcacattatgcccagaatctatttctatccacgcccataaatctgctccttttattctttgtcccaatgCTCTgagcgaccagttttgatagcctttagccgcaccatCCTACTACTCTCTGTTCTCGGGTGattggaggtaaacccaggccctgcatgtcccagtcacctcatttgttgacttctgtgatcgaaaaagccttggcctcatgcatgtcaacatcagaagcctcctcctaagtttgccttactcaccgctttagcacactctgccaaccctgattccttgccgtgtccgaatcctggcttaggaaggccaccaaaattctgggatttccatcccaactataacactttccgtcaagatagaactgccaaagggggaggagttgcaatctactgcagagatagcctgcaaagttctgtcatacttttccaggtctatgcccgaAACAGttttcgaacttctaattttaaaaattaatctctccagaaataagtctctcactgttgccgcatgctccgacccccctcagctcccagctgtggccctggacaccatctgtgaattgatcgctcccaatctagcttcagagtttgttctgttaggtgactaaactgggatatgcttaacacccggtggcagtcctacaatccaagcttgatgccctcaatctcacacaaatcatcaaggaacccaccaggtaaccctaaatccgtaaacatgggcaccctaatagacattatcctgaccaacctgccctccaaatacacctctgctgtcttcaatcaaatctcagcgatcactgctccattgcctgtatccgccacgggtccgcggtcaaacgaccacccctcattcatgtcaaaacgctccctaaaacacttctgcgcaagcaggcctttctaatcgacgctggcccgggtaccctggaaaggatattgacctcatcccgtcagttgaggatgcctggtcattcttaaaGTTACTTCTCACcatttagacaagcatgctccgtcaaaaaatgcagaaccagagaacagatatagcccttggttcactccagacctgactgccctcgaccagcaacaaaaacatcctgtggcgaactgcaatagcatcgaagagcccccgcgatatgcaactgttcagggaagtcaggaaccaatacacgcgtcagtcaggaaagcaaaggccagctttttcaaagcagaaatttgcatcctgtaactccaaaaagtttgggatagctgtaaagtccatggaaaacaagagcacctcctcccagctggccCACTGCACTGGGCTAGGTAACgtcacggtcaccactgatagtcgtgataatcgaaaacttcaccAAAcattttctcaatggctggccatgccttcctcctggcgactccaaccttgccaacagccccgcccccccgcgctgctactcgcccaagcctcccagcttctcctttacccatatccagatagcagatgttctgaaagagctggaaaacctggacccatacaaatcagctgggcttgacaatctggaccctcatttctgaaactgtccgccgccattgtccgCGCCCCTATTACCAgagctgttcaacctctccttgtatCAACTGAGATCCCCAGGATTGAAAGCTGcgcgcggtcatcccctcttcaaagggggacaccctggaccccaaactgttacagacctatatccatcctgccctgctatctaaggtcttcgaaagccaagtcaacaacacagaatcactgaccatctcgaatcccaccgaccttctccgctgtgcaattccggtttccgagccggtcacgggtggcacctcagccacgctcaaggtactaaacgatatcatgaACTGCAATCGATAAagacatactgtgcagccgtcttcatcgacctgggcaaggcttttcgactctgtcaatcaccaaattcttatcggcagactcagtagcctcgttttttcctaatgactgccttgccctggttcaccaactctttgcagacagagttcagtgtgtcaaatcggagggcatgttgtctggtcctctggcagtctctatgggggtaccacagggttcaattctcgggccgacctctttctctgtatacatcatgatgttgctcttgctgcgggcgattccctgatccacctctacgcagacgacaccattcttatatacttccggcccttcttggacactgtgtctatctaacctccaaacgagcttcaatgccatacaacactccttccgtggcctccaactgctcttaaacgctagtaaaacaaatgcatgcttttcaacgggtcgctgcctgcaccgcacgccGACTAgtcaccacctggacggttccgacctagaatattgtggacatctataagtaccttaCGTGTCTGGCTAGCacgcaaactctccttccagactcatatcaaacatctccaatccaaaatcaaatcaagaatcggctttctattccgcaacaacctccttcactcaccccgccaaacttaccctagtaaaactgactatcctaccgatcctcgacttcggcgatgtcatctcacaaatagcttccaatactctactcagcaaactggatgcagttatcacagtgccattcgttttgttactaagcaccttatacgacccacctgcgacctgtatgcctagtcggctggccctcgctacatttcgtcgtcagacccactggctccaggtcatctacaaggctatgctaggtaaagtgccgccttatctcagttcactggtcacgatggctacacccacccgcagcacgcgctccagcaggtgtatctcactgatcatccctaaagccaaaacctcatttggacgcctttccttccagttctctgctgcctgcgactggaacgaattgcaaaaatctctgaagttggagacttttatctcctcaacaactttaaaaatctgctatccgagcagctaaccgatcgctgcagctgtacatagtccatctgtaactacccacccaatttacctacctcaccccccatactgcttttatttatttacttttctgctctttgcacaccagtatctcttcttgcacatgatcatctgatgataatcactccagtgttcatctgcctttgtaattattcgatttattgcctacctcatgccttttgcacacattgtatatagattctctttttttctaccatgttattgacttgtttattgtttactccatgtgtaactctgtgttgtctgttcacactgctatgctttatcttggccaggtcgcagttgcaaatgagaacttgttctcaactagcctacctggttaaataaaggtgaaataaataaaaaaatgtgtgggatgctctggatcgacttgtacaaccgcatgttccagttcccgccaatatccagcaacttcgcacagccattgaagaggagtgggacaacattccacaatcaacagcctgatcaactctgtgcgaagatgtgtcgcgctgcatgaggaaaatggtggtcacaccagatactgactggtttcctgatccacgcccttaccccccttttttaaggtatttgtcatgtgaaatccatagattagggcctaatgaatgtatttcaatggactgatttccttatatgaactgtaactcagtcaaatctgatattgttgcatgttgcgtgtaTATTTATTGGATGTTGGATGTTACAGTACTTTGTGCCAATCATAAATATAGAATCTCAATCTAGATCTGTGGTGCCATTGTACTTGAATCTATCTCTGACATTAGCATTGACAAATCATTATTCTTGAAGTGTGTCCAGTTTGCTCATTTCCAAATGAACAGAATACTAATTTAGAAAATGTGCTTGTTATACAAAGGTATAGACTCCCACAACAATATTTAGTGAAAACATTGCGTTTTGCATGTGctcttttcatttacatttaagtcatttagcagacgctcttatccagagcgacttacaaattttcAGCCGCGAGGCAGGACAAATCTGCGAAGTGAAGAGCGACCGATGCTGCCAACCCTCTCTGCAAGAAAGTCCTTGGAAAACAATAGTATGCTCAAGAGCTGAAGATgttaaaagacaaaacaaatcttTCATTACCCCAGGACACTACAACAGGTGACTATCCCAGAAAAATAAAGAAGAGGAGTAAGAGGAGATCTTTTGTTTTAAGATGATCCATTTTAGACTGTACCTGCTCCTTCTCGCTGTTGATGATGACCAGGTCTCCTTCCAGAGCCTGACAGTGCCTCCTGCTGACTTCCCAAGTCGTGCTCTACTCAGAGAAGGTGTAGAACCCTCAAACTggactctggacctcgaagccagttccaagGCATTTGTTCATTGTTGCCCTCTAAAtcggggactgatttagacctgggacacctggTGGGTGCACTTAATTATCAGGTACAACAGAAAACCgaacctcatagggtaagagtcgAATAGCCctggtgttttatttattttatctttatttaactaggcaagtcagttaagaacaaattcttattttcaatgacggcctaggaactaggttaactgccttgttcgggttcaggggcagaacgacagatttttaacttgtcagctcggggattcgatcttgcaaccttttggttactagtccaaagctctaaccactaggctacctggtgtAGAAGCTGCAGGCCCtcgttttgtcgcacctggactactgttcagtcgtgtggtcaggtgcaagaaagagggacttaggaaaattgcaaataGCTcggaacagggcagcacagctggccattggatgtacacagagaactaacaataatatgcatgtcaatctgtcCTGgcacaaagtggaggagagattgacttcatcactacttgtatttgtgagcgGTATTAActtgttgaatgcaccaagctgtctgctTGAACTACtgtcacacagctcagacacccattcataccccaaaagacatgccaccagaggtctctccACAGTCCAGAACAGAATATGGCagacgcacagtactacatagagccatgactacatggaactctattcctcatcaagtaactcatgcaaggagtaaaattagatttaaaaaacataaaaatacaccttattgaacagcggggactgtgaagcaacacaaacacatgcacacacacgataacatacgcactatacacacacacgtacacatggattttgtgttgtagatatgtggtagtggagtaggggcctgaaggGAACACACACtttgtgtgttgtgaaatctgttgtgaatgtattgtaatgtttcaaaaaaaattgtataGGTGCCTTAGTTTTGCTGGACCAGAGGAAGAGTAATGTGGATCCATAATTAAAAAAAGGCAAAATAgtaagaagaggggagagggcctATTTCTCAGAGCAAAAGAACAACACTATGGATGATGTGCAGATTATAACTTGAATGTTGTTGCTGAATGCATCACCTTTGTTGCCGACTTTGtttaaaatgtagaaaaatagcCGTTTGTTTAGGTAC
This window harbors:
- the LOC111981823 gene encoding uncharacterized protein, with protein sequence MDVQLSISFLRDRLGGAIEEAVRTAVESVLCETVRLLTGLQGDQQQGLSSVTQRDQDTLGLKQRLEAPSGGDWRVQAGSSEAFCNTGQRGGGGRGNIKNPMGQTTCSTSQASQRTTVEPHPQEVVEDCAGLPDPFDLVSAGPVMVDFEEGQGMGIPEEWELMNRVYKTEHNEDMALIDGGGTTHFADDHRLHEGDLRTVAVPLEGEMAAKPQDALHPCFSPANIKTERPEMERCCMAEEALALPLPHSTNSGVEPGEFGQEQVEAGPQDFVGRLRLWLEQLCPEVVREYEREGCLCELSRRKLIKFSVSFIVEEFGFYPTSAQKTMLAEHIVELFPGLRLCAPSAGINGIEHLYDPLSRTGYIETRLRNSRRTLEDHKKKYVLKRRRPEPGLLDPAGPRSGPGLLESQSSEETQRWVELMKKTRPLTRNLPAIHGAMDLTFNARRRWINNTRPSMRAVLAEYPRFLDVPATIDLEFERMFPGKGHSFLAQWSSFVLPRVYQIAECEKHPDISALLQLAATQQGDSYTLTMLKVLIYVLPPTNTSRASLPSRSSVRQAIRYLVDIVPMDTEVSSLFCDPTSLEGPESASHAQPYIVSVGPLEAPGRQLCIVFPVDRMAIPLPQEGLSNALDKLFKLLRVFELGYPDQLASLYSFLEHLYGLEMTPQDNHDSPSGKGSKVLELLSRLHMPS